A stretch of DNA from Enterococcus gilvus ATCC BAA-350:
CGTTTGATCATCGGAAAATTTTGGAAATCATAGGTCGACCATTTCGATGAACATGGCATAAATGATCCTGAAATCATCGCGCCATCCAGCACCTCATTCGGATGCATAAGCGTTGGGAGCATCCAGTTGCAATTCCAGCCGTAATTTAAGTCGTTGTACCCGTCATCTTCCATTTGAGACTGCGGTTGCAGAACAAAGACAACACTTGGTAATTTTGCTACAGCCTCATCACGCTTGGTTATTGGGTCCAAGGCATAGGTTTCTACCTCATCCGATTTCAACCCTTTCGTACAAGCACCGATATACTCAGCTAAACGCATTCCTGCCCAGCGCAAAGCATGGTTTTTCTTTTGCTGTTCGTGATGCTCAAATGTTTCATCTGTATCGGCTACTAATACTACATTTTTGAGTTGAGAGTAATACGTATATTTCGCGCCCTCGCCACTCATGTCGATCAGTCCGTCTTGAAAGCCGCCCCAATGTTTGCCTACAGCTAGCACGCTCATTCCCTTCAACGCATGGGTTACACCGTCTCCTGCCTGCATCAGTTTGCCTGTCACTCCGGGAAATACAGGACCACCACCGACGCGATACCGTGGTTCAACTGCCTCTTTTACTGGGACGATCCGAACGTGATCTCCTGGGTTAACGATGTGCAAATCTGCCTCCGTGATGTGTTCATCCTCAAACACAACGTCTAACGCTTCTTTTTTATTTATTGTCAAGAGACCCTTCGTGTAGGTTGTTTTCTCACCGAATTGAATCTCATTAACATGAAAATTTGCGATATCCAATTTCATGTTGCTTGCTCCTTTCTCATTTCCAGGAATCGGTTTTTAGAAAAAATCATTTGATTTACGATCCCTGTACCCTTATAGCAATGAATATGATTTTTCAGATATTGAACTTACTTTCCGATATAGCCTGCCTCTGCTAAAAATATTTTTGCTTCAGAAAGGTTCTTTTCAGCGATCATCACTACTGGACCTGTACAGCCCATCCCGCTTTCAGCGTATATGTTTTTCTTCCATAAATGCTGTACAGCTTCTTCTAGATCTAAAATTTCAACGCCGTGGATTTCTTCTGTGACGATCTCCTTTTCTGGAGGAACTGCTTCTTCTTGAAGACTTTCTTTTTGCGGCTGCGCTTCCTTTAACAGCTTGCTTAAAGAAGCTTGTTCGAGCTTAATGAACTCTGATTCCTGAATTTTTTTGAAATTTCCGCGAACCAATTCATCCGCAAATTCGATCGCACCACGAACGACCGGCGCACCTGAAGCTCTTGAAACGATCATAATCAATTTATCCATGCCTTTTCCAACGCCCGGACCATAGCCGAAACCTAACGATTCATAATTTCCGCCTGTAGTATAGGAAGAAAATATTTTTTGCAAGACGTTTCCGGT
This window harbors:
- a CDS encoding glycine/sarcosine/betaine reductase component B subunit; this encodes MKLDIANFHVNEIQFGEKTTYTKGLLTINKKEALDVVFEDEHITEADLHIVNPGDHVRIVPVKEAVEPRYRVGGGPVFPGVTGKLMQAGDGVTHALKGMSVLAVGKHWGGFQDGLIDMSGEGAKYTYYSQLKNVVLVADTDETFEHHEQQKKNHALRWAGMRLAEYIGACTKGLKSDEVETYALDPITKRDEAVAKLPSVVFVLQPQSQMEDDGYNDLNYGWNCNWMLPTLMHPNEVLDGAMISGSFMPCSSKWSTYDFQNFPMIKRLYEEHGQSINFLGIIMSNLNVALEQKERAALFVAQLAKSLGADSAIVAEEGYGNPDADFTACYVALEDAGIKTVGLTNECTGRDGASQPLVSMDEKCDAIVSAGNVSTLIELPPMETVLGELEALARDGLSGGWSNDEILGASVKPDGSIIMENNAMFCGDQVVGWSTKTMVEF